From a region of the Candidatus Eisenbacteria bacterium genome:
- a CDS encoding regulatory protein RecX: MTPRGRSRSTASRSSTPPSAARPTPTPLDVAARLLTRAPRTEAELEARLVARGYQKATAARTVERCRELGYVGDERLAHERARALRARGAGSLKIAADLAGRGLDEALVDAAVEASLDGEPEAAWARRVLARAHATGPGAWRLLAGRGFPENVVTDVVGDLE, from the coding sequence GTGACGCCGAGGGGCCGATCAAGGTCGACCGCTTCTAGGTCGTCGACACCGCCTTCGGCGGCGCGCCCGACGCCGACGCCGCTCGACGTCGCGGCGCGCCTGCTGACACGCGCGCCACGCACCGAGGCCGAGCTCGAGGCGCGGCTCGTGGCGCGCGGCTATCAGAAGGCCACCGCCGCGCGGACGGTCGAGCGCTGTCGCGAGCTCGGCTACGTCGGCGACGAGCGCCTCGCGCACGAGCGCGCGCGGGCGTTGCGCGCCCGCGGTGCCGGCAGCCTCAAGATCGCGGCCGACCTCGCGGGGCGCGGGCTCGACGAGGCACTCGTCGACGCCGCCGTCGAGGCCTCGCTCGACGGCGAGCCCGAGGCCGCATGGGCGCGTCGCGTCCTCGCCCGCGCGCATGCGACGGGGCCCGGGGCGTGGCGGCTCCTCGCAGGCCGCGGCTTTCCGGAGAACGTGGTCACGGACGTCGTGGGCGATCTCGAATGA
- a CDS encoding type IV pilus twitching motility protein PilT, with protein sequence MDLHAILAEGVNHGASDIHLKFGVPPILRVHGTLLPAEGYPNLDREAMAALTGELLTDYHREKLAKQLQVDLGYGHPEYGRFRVNVFYQRGELQAALRLIPPRVRHIRELSLPPVIERIAQERRGLVLVTGTTGSGKSTTLAAMIDQINRTAARHVITIEDPIEYLHSDEQSIITQREIGVDCMTFAAGLKGALRQDPDVILVGEMRDIETIETAILAAETGHLVMSTVHTLDATETITRVIAAFPEHARPQARLILASILKGVISQRLVPRSNGTGMVPATEVMVSTALVKECIQQPERTRELRDVIARGYSAYGMQTFDQSLMSLWREGYITFEEALAQSTNHDDFALKARGINSSSDSRWDDFDKNDEGDAEGPIKVDRF encoded by the coding sequence GTGGACCTGCATGCAATCCTCGCCGAGGGAGTAAATCACGGGGCATCCGACATCCACCTGAAGTTCGGCGTTCCGCCGATTCTTCGGGTACACGGCACACTGCTGCCGGCCGAGGGCTATCCGAACCTCGACCGCGAGGCTATGGCCGCGCTCACGGGCGAGCTGCTCACCGACTACCATCGGGAGAAGCTCGCCAAGCAGCTCCAGGTCGACCTGGGGTACGGCCACCCGGAGTACGGGCGGTTCCGTGTGAACGTCTTCTACCAGCGTGGCGAGCTGCAAGCCGCGCTGCGCCTCATTCCGCCGCGCGTGCGGCACATCCGCGAGCTCAGCCTGCCGCCAGTGATCGAGCGCATCGCGCAGGAGCGGCGCGGGCTCGTCCTGGTGACGGGCACCACGGGTAGCGGCAAGTCGACGACGCTCGCGGCCATGATCGACCAGATCAACCGCACCGCCGCCCGCCACGTGATCACGATCGAAGACCCGATCGAGTACCTGCACAGCGACGAGCAGTCGATCATCACGCAGCGCGAGATCGGCGTCGACTGCATGACCTTCGCCGCCGGTCTGAAGGGCGCGCTTCGTCAGGACCCCGACGTCATCCTGGTCGGCGAGATGCGTGACATCGAGACGATCGAGACGGCCATCCTCGCCGCCGAGACCGGTCACCTGGTGATGTCGACGGTGCACACCCTCGACGCCACCGAGACGATCACCCGCGTGATCGCCGCCTTCCCCGAGCACGCGCGGCCGCAGGCGCGTCTCATCCTGGCCAGCATCTTGAAGGGCGTCATCAGCCAGCGTCTCGTGCCGCGCTCGAACGGCACCGGCATGGTGCCGGCGACCGAGGTCATGGTGTCGACGGCGCTCGTGAAGGAATGCATCCAGCAGCCCGAACGGACGCGCGAGCTGCGCGACGTCATCGCCCGGGGCTACAGCGCCTACGGCATGCAGACCTTCGACCAGTCCTTGATGAGCCTGTGGCGCGAGGGGTACATCACCTTCGAAGAGGCCCTCGCCCAGTCGACGAACCACGACGACTTCGCCCTGAAGGCGCGCGGCATCAACTCGTCGAGCGACTCGCGGTGGGACGACTTCGACAAGAATGACGAAGGTGACGCCGAGGGGCCGATCAAGGTCGACCGCTTCTAG
- the recA gene encoding recombinase RecA, producing MGIDVNRERAIDLALSQIEKQFGKGAIMKLGEGGQVADISALPTGSLGLDIALGIGGMPRGRVVEIYGPESSGKTTLALQLVAEGQKRGGICAFIDAEHALDLGYAKKLGVNAEELLISQPDHGEQALEIADTLVRSGAIDVLVIDSVAALVPRAEIEGDMGDPQMGLQARLMSQALRKLTGTISKSRTIVVFINQIRMKIGVMFGNPETTTGGNALKFYASVRLDIRRIGALKHGEDVIGSRTKVKVVKNKVAPPFREVEFDILYGVGISKEGELIDIGAEEGIIEKSGAWYAYDGERIGQGRENARDFLREHRDVAAKIEAKIREKHGLRADAATVPAASGDNGSAEGGRAADVARRGRGGKE from the coding sequence ATGGGTATCGACGTGAATCGCGAGCGGGCGATCGATCTCGCGCTCAGCCAGATCGAGAAGCAGTTCGGCAAGGGCGCCATCATGAAGCTGGGGGAGGGCGGCCAGGTCGCCGACATTTCGGCGCTGCCCACCGGCTCGCTCGGGCTCGACATCGCGCTCGGCATCGGCGGCATGCCGCGCGGTCGCGTGGTCGAGATCTACGGACCGGAGTCGTCGGGCAAGACCACGCTCGCGCTCCAGCTCGTCGCCGAGGGACAGAAGCGCGGCGGCATCTGCGCCTTCATCGACGCCGAGCACGCGCTCGACCTCGGCTACGCCAAGAAGCTCGGCGTCAACGCCGAGGAGCTGCTCATCTCACAGCCCGATCACGGCGAGCAGGCGCTCGAGATCGCCGACACGCTCGTGCGCTCGGGCGCCATCGACGTCCTCGTCATCGACTCCGTCGCGGCCCTCGTGCCGCGCGCCGAGATCGAGGGCGACATGGGCGACCCGCAGATGGGCCTGCAGGCGCGCCTGATGTCGCAGGCGCTGCGCAAGCTGACGGGCACCATCTCGAAGTCCCGCACGATCGTCGTCTTCATCAACCAGATCAGAATGAAGATCGGCGTCATGTTCGGAAACCCCGAGACCACCACGGGCGGCAACGCGCTCAAGTTCTACGCCTCGGTGCGGCTCGACATCCGCCGCATCGGCGCGCTCAAGCACGGCGAGGACGTGATCGGCAGCCGCACCAAGGTGAAAGTGGTGAAGAACAAGGTCGCGCCGCCGTTCCGCGAGGTCGAGTTCGACATCCTGTACGGGGTCGGCATCTCCAAGGAAGGCGAGCTGATCGACATCGGCGCCGAAGAAGGCATCATCGAGAAGTCGGGCGCGTGGTACGCGTACGACGGGGAGCGCATCGGGCAGGGCCGCGAGAACGCGCGCGACTTCCTGCGCGAGCATCGCGACGTCGCGGCCAAGATCGAGGCCAAGATTCGCGAGAAACACGGATTGAGGGCCGACGCGGCCACTGTGCCGGCAGCGTCGGGTGACAATGGCAGTGCAGAGGGTGGACGAGCGGCGGACGTCGCTCGGCGAGGGAGGGGCGGGAAGGAATAG